A single region of the Garra rufa chromosome 20, GarRuf1.0, whole genome shotgun sequence genome encodes:
- the LOC141293489 gene encoding uncharacterized protein: protein MPRKKGFRMRRAPRSIKSKSDGNACICSEKLLLSVVAGSDVPAAPLSCDVNALIACSVVAAIKHVISPVCTWVYTDVDDICVEGSKLATYVREASQKRNHKKELCKLIEEHNVFGRKWNVEIGLPVYRDFGSFEEENVMYEKVQEYLLRDGMCLLNLHGAVSAIIHHKDYFVMVDCATRDVFGMASGIGTSVAVFNTCLNDLMVHIRNLRKSLDAQWFAISSISVKMGQEDSELQSGTVFTDKPVDIESAGHIRGSFHQGNEQFKYGGLQCMAIALVSVAKHKVYSVFSWQTKDVDRVLVLGNELYTALRDTNRISQRSNVLCVHDLPKQTIIDGDNFLFQYGEFVSGEVDVVEGELIDSGACSSLSIGLETIFAQYDTCLLTVCSSTCAIISQNGQYALVDSHARSVVGMIDENGRSVVVYFSSLKDLFNHICLLSTGLSEKEKPFEIAGIYVTVKSSQLPILSKFSI, encoded by the exons ATGCCGAGGAAGAAAGGCTTTCGTATGCGACGCGCTCCAAGATCCATCAAGAGTAAGAGTGATGGTAATGCATGCATATGTTCAGAAAAATTGCTGCTGTCTGTTGTCGCTGGGTCTGATGTTCCAGCTGCACCATTAAGTTGTGATGTGAATGCATTGATTGCATGTAGTGTTGTAGCAGCAATCAAACATGTCATTTCTCCTGTATGTACATGGGTATACACAGATGTTGATGACATATGTGTGGAAGGGAGTAAGCTAGCCACATATGTACGTGAGGCAAGCCAGAAAAGAAACCATAAAAAGGAGTTGTGTAAGTTGATTGAGGAGCACAATGTGTTTGGCAGGAAATGGAATGTAGAAATTGGTCTGCCAGTGTACAGAGATTTTGGATCGTTTGAAGAGGAGAATGTAATGTATGAAAAGGTACAAGAATATCTGTTGAGAGACGGAATGTGTCTGCTAAACCTTCACGGTGCAGTTAGTGCCATCATTCATCACAAAGATTATTTTGTGATGGTTGATTGTGCTACTCGTGATGTGTTTGGTATGGCATCTGGTATTGGCACATCTGTGGCTGTTTTTAACACATGTCTTAATGATCTGATGGTTCATATTAGGAATCTAAGGAAGTCTTTAGATGCACAGTGGTTTGCCATTAGTAGCATTTCTGTAAAGATGGGTCAAGAAGATTCTGAGCTGCAGAGTGGTACAGTGTTTACCGACAAACCTGTTGACATTGAAAGTGCTGGTCA TATAAGAGGATCATTTCATCAAGGAAATGAACAGTTTAAATATGGAGGCCTTCAGTGTATGGCAATAGCTTTGGTAAGTGTAGCAAAACATAAAGTTTATAGTGTGTTTTCATGGCAGACAAAAGATGTTGACAGAGTTTTAGTTTTAGGCAATGAGTTGTACACAGCTTTGCGAGATACCAATAGGATTAGCCAGCGGTCCAATGTGTTATGTGTTCATGATTTACCTAAACAGACCATTATTGATGGggataattttttatttcaatatggCGAGTTTGTCAGTGGTGAGGTAGATGTTGTTGAAGGTGAATTAATTGACAGTGGTGCTTGCAGCAGTCTATCAATTGGACTGGAAACAATTTTTGCACAGTATGACACATGTCTTTTGACAGTGTGTAGCAGTACATGTGCAATCATTTCTCAAAACGGACAATATGCATTGGTTGACTCTCATGCAAGAAGTGTTGTTGGCATGATTGATGAAAATGGAAGAAGTGTTGTTGTATATTTTTCTTCTCTTAAAGATCTGTTCAATCACATTTGCCTTTTATCTACAGGGCTTAGTGAGAAGGAAAAACCTTTTGAAATAGCTGGTATCTATGTCACTGTGAAATCCAGTCAATTGCCTATCCTTTCA AAATTCAGCATTTAA
- the LOC141293490 gene encoding uncharacterized protein yields MSLCMRLNVDLEKINVPTFTRVGLLGAPCKNDSIVADGNCFFRAISQAVTGTQKYHRKIRLAVVQQLEKNSVKYQNILRTEYSSVSEYINVSKMRYVNTWATEVEIQATADYLGISVFTFFDGRWLKYTCNSNILSNQSIYLENCNGNHYETVVCVYEPELQSCYGYCKTTESNITG; encoded by the exons ATGTCTTTGTGTATGCGCCTAAATGTGGACCTTGAAAAGATAAATGTACCAACGTTTACACGTGTTGGTTTATTAGGAGCTCCGTGTAAAAATGACAGTATAGTGGCAGATGGCAACTGTTTTTTCCGAGCCATATCTCAAGCAGTGACCGGCACACAAAAGTATCATAGAAAAATACGACTTGCTGTAGTGCAACAGTTGGAAAAAAATAGTGTAAAATACCAAAACATTTTGAGAACAGAGTATTCGTCAGTGTCAGAGTACATCAATGTGTCCAAAATGCGATATGTTAATACGTGGGCTACCGAAGTTGAAATACAAGCAACAGCAGATTATTTAGGAAtcagtgtatttacattttttgacgGTCGTTGGTTAAAATACACTTGCAATAGTAATATTTTGTCTAATCAGAGTATCTACTTAGAAAACTGCAATGGGAACCATTATGAAACTGTAGTTTGTGTTTATGAGCCTGAATTACAGAGTTGTTATGGCTATTGTAAAACCACCGAATCTAATATTACAGG GTGA
- the LOC141293491 gene encoding uncharacterized protein, whose product MYEEHAVYREKKKVDTKRMYQEDALYREKKKVDTKRMYQEDASYSEKKKIDMKRMYQEDALYKEMKKDMSKKKYQENVLHKKRVMEYSKRKYSLNQIHRQHVKAISIRKYHGNSEHKKRVKVGMKVKRQQIKVKAEQLDFVMQRFFDLAKDGPDFVCCVCQRLLFKHQVLNCNRDYYKKKVIGLILDKCISEEYLHKCNKNCVMPCHLLNTPRGNLWICYTCHYKLNKGEMPPECFSNNLKVEPIPPELACLNSLEQHLIALHIPFMKMLALPKGGQNGVHGPVTCVPANIVETSNLLPLSSMEGSLLPVKLKRKLTYKGHYKYQFVDTMHIKQALKCLKQINVHYKDVEFNEAWVNGFCRKDDEVLEKDAHAENGERSVDVGEDELLHDRQQHCMFQDTCLMPVDIGQEALDHYFDDILNVAPGEGNNPVKLLSDVGNEAKCFPVLFPMGCNTYHETRDQRLTLSRYFNNRILHADGRFAQNVEYIFFAQYMSEIEQVVSNVSIALRKGKGGCVSHKVDDDVLNNEESLKKLLEFDGGYRFLKPIRGTPAFWQAAQRDLLACVRQLGVPTWFCSFSSADMRWKNLLFSILKQEGRTETVEELEWADRCELLRRNPVTAARMFDFRWHCFLREVLMSSAHPIGKIKDYFYRVEFQQRGSPHIHCLFWIENAPLIDKNTDEEVIQFIDKYVTCELPSSDDSLLDIVTSVQQHSKRHSKSCKKKNTVCRFNFPRPPSARTFICRGKSYEKKNCICQVDNSDTSRKCVCDNQGQSNFKMKKEQAGKILSGIKKTLSDDNCNYDSVECLFKHLGINQASFEVAYNSFSQNTQIVLKREVNEVWVNQYSKPLLKCWNANLDIQYVVDAYACVVYIIAYISKSEREMGLLLGNAQREACKERNISAKDALKNLGSVYLHNRDVCAQESVYRLTNMHLKECSRKVVFVPTGDNVIKMSLPLNVLRKKAATHELTTEDMWMTSIVDRYKNRPKDLNDMCMATFASEYRILSKNEKSKTPVKLNNGCGFITKRTRTQPAVVRYVRFSEETNPESFYQCIMQLFLPYHLDMELKPPNFETFEQFYKTGHVTFCDGSRHSVKSVVDLNRKKFELEADELDNIQNTIDSDGIIEDGWCELCPELEVERLMCEEEMKEKKQLVDEHEENIPDLASRNEKVAHLEKKNNIMCKSDGLALIRSLNDTQLSIFYQIRQWCLDKILGKNPDPLHVFITGGAGTGKSHLIKAIQYEAMRLLSTVCRHPDNICVLLTAPTGIAAYNLHAATIHHSFSIGKDVRLPYTPLGEDKLNCLRAKYSDLQILIIDEISMVNHNLLAYIHGRLRQIKQTGDFSPFGNVSIIAVGDFFQLPPVKGKPLYVDNIGINLWSNLFSVVELKTIVRQKDNTFAELLNRIRIRTKVTPMLNSDIDILKKCETGEISLALHIFPTNRQVSEHNVKQLIKICPEHFQIDAQDFIINTKTGKQELKSGHHSKMYNTCLDETLLIGKGARVMLCKNVDVMDGLVNGACGTVTDIVYSNNDKFPETVYVKFDDNQVGAERRKSSVSVVIGSTGIKPEEEKVNSKGGLRRQFPLKLAWACTVHKVQGISVDEAVVSLKKIFAPGQAYVALSRVRTLSGLIIQDFEEKVIYCKDSINDAVENMPKFFLKNILNYKVNEQAFSVFLMNVQSLRQHLADLILYIQNLQPNCIAITETWLPDNISFETVKIDGYSFHSHPRSLGYTYSNPTLCAIKDQQHGGVGMYTTDNLAHNVVQVPNVNLECLVCNYTTYNILIAVIYRPPSYPMSLFKENLGKLLDFVESVYCSAVFDEGGGERIHILVDTLSLLSQI is encoded by the exons ATGTATGAGGAACATGCAGTGTATAGGGAAAAGAAAAAGGTTGATACTAAAAGGATGTATCAAGAAGATGCATTGTATAGGGAAAAGAAAAAGGTTGATACTAAAAGGATGTATCAAGAAGATGCATCGTATAGCGAAAAGAAAAAGATTGATATGAAAAGGATGTATCAGGAAGATGCATTGTATAAGGAAATGAAAAAGGACATGAGCAAAAAAAAGTATCAGGAAAATGTGTTGCACAAAAAAAGAGTGATGGAATATAGTAAGAGAAAATATAGTTTAAACCAGATTCACAGGCAACATGTAAAGGCCATTAGTATTAGAAAATATCATGGGAACTCTGAGCATAAAAAACGTGTTAAAGTGGGTATGAAAGTTAAAAGGCAACAAATTAAGGTGAAAGCAGAACAGTTGGATTTTGTTATGCAGCGATTTTTTGATTTAGCAAAAGATGGGCCAGATTTTGTGTGTTGTGTCTGCCAACGATTGTTGTTTAAACATCaggttttaaattgtaatagagattattataagaaaaaagtaataGGATTGATTTTAGATAAATGTATAAGTGAAGAATATTTACACAAGTGTAATAAGAACTGTGTAATGCCTTGTCACTTGCTTAATACACCAAGAGGCAATCTATGGATTTGCTACACGTGTCATTATAAGCTTAATAAAGGTGAAATGCCACCTGAATGTTTTTCAAACAATTTAAAAGTTGAACCTATTCCACCAGAACTGGCATGTTTGAATAGCTTAGAACAACATTTGATAGCTTTGCACATACCATTTATGAAAATGTTAGCATTACCTAAAGGAGGGCAAAATGGAGTACATGGACCTGTAACATGTGTTCCTGCAAATATTGTTGAGACTTCTAATTTGTTGCCACTTTCTAGTATGGAAGGATCTTTGTTGCCTGTAAAATTGAAGCGTAAGTTAACTTATAAAGGGCATTATAAATATCAGTTTGTTGATACTATGCATATAAAACAagcattaaaatgtttaaaacagaTAAATGTGCATTATAAAGATGTAGAATTTAATGAAGCTTGGGTAAACGGGTTTTGTAGAAAAGATGATGAGGTTTTAGAAAAGGATGCACATGCTGAAAATGGTGAAAGATCTGTAGATGTTGGTGAAGATGAGCTTTTGCATGACAGACAGCAACATTGCATGTTCCAGGACACATGTCTCATGCCTGTTGATATTGGTCAAGAAGCTCTTGATCATTATTTTGATGACATATTAAATGTAGCACCCGGAGAAGGTAATAATCCTGTGAAATTGCTTTCTGATGTCGGAAACGAAGCCAAATGCTTTCCAGTGTTATTTCCAATGGGATGTAACACTTATCATGAAACTCGAGACCAGCGTTTGACGTTATCAAGGTATTTTAACAACCGAATTTTACATGCTGATGGAAGGTTTGCACAAAATgtagaatatattttttttgctcaATACATGTCTGAAATTGAACAGGTTGTGTCAAATGTATCAATTGCATTGCGTAAAGGAAAAGGAGGTTGTGTGTCTCATAAAGTTGATGATGATGTATTGAACAATGAGGAATCTTTGAAGAAGCTATTGGAATTTGATGGTGGATATCGTTTTCTTAAACCTATTCGAGGTACTCCAGCTTTTTGGCAAGCAGCACAACGTGACCTTCTAGCTTGTGTTCGTCAGCTTGGTGTCCCTACTTGGTTTTGTTCATTTTCTTCTGCTGATATGCGTTGGAAAAATCTTCTTTTTAGTATCTTGAAACAGGAAGGGAGAACAGAAACAGTTGAGGAATTAGAGTGGGCAGACAGGTGTGAGTTGTTGCGTCGCAATCCCGTTACTGCAGCGAGAATGTTTGATTTTCGGTGGCATTGTTTTTTAAGAGAGGTACTTATGTCTTCAGCTCATCCAATAGGTAAAATTAAGGATTACTTTTATCGTGTGGAATTTCAGCAGCGAGGTTCACCTCATATACACTGTCTGTTTTGGATTGAGAATGCTCCATTGATTGATAAAAACACAGATGAAGAGGTAATTCAATTCATTGATAAATATGTAACATGTGAATTGCCATCGTCGGATGACAGTTTATTGGACATAGTGACATCTGTGCAGCAACATTCAAAGCGACATTCTAAAAGttgtaaaaagaaaaacactgttTGTCGTTTTAATTTTCCCAGGCCTCCATCTGCTCGAACATTTATATGCCGTGGTAaaagttatgaaaaaaaaaattgtatttgtcAGGTAGATAACAGTGATACTTCAAGAAAATGTGTATGTGATAATCAAGGCCaaagtaattttaaaatgaaaaaagaacaGGCAGGTAAAATTTTGTCAGGAATTAAGAAAACTCTTTCAGATGATAACTGTAATTATGATAGCGTTGAATGTTTGTTTAAACATTTAGGTATAAATCAAGCAAGTTTTGAGGTTGCATATAATTCATTTAGTCAAAATACACAAATTGTTTTGAAAAGAGAGGTTAATGAGGTTTGGGTCAATCAATATAGCAAGCCACTGTTAAAATGTTGGAATGCAAATTTAGATATCCAGTATGTTGTTGATGCATATGCATGTGTGGTGTACATAATTGCTTATATATCAAAGTCAGAAAGGGAGATGGGGTTGCTGTTAGGCAATGCACAAAGAGAAGCATGTAAAGAGAGAAATATTAGTGCAAAAGATGCACTGAAAAACTTAGGCAGTGTTTATTTACATAACAGAGATGTTTGTGCTCAAGAATCTGTGTACAGATTAACAAATATGCATCTGAAGGAGTGTTCAAGGAAAGTTGTGTTTGTGCCAACCGGAGACAATGTAATTAAAATGAGTCTTCCTTTAAATGTGTTGAGAAAAAAGGCAGCAACACATGAGCTTACAACTGAAGACATGTGGATGACTAGTATTGTAGATCGTTATAAGAATAGACCAAAGGACTTGAATGATATGTGTATGGCAACATTTGCATCAGAATATCGTATTTTAAGTAAAAACGAAAAATCCAAAACTCCTGTTAAATTAAACAATGGTTGTGGTTTTATTACCAAAAGAACACGAACACAGCCAGCCGTTGTTCGTTATGTGCggttttctgaggaaacaaatcCAGAATCATTTTATCAATGTATTATGCAGTTGTTTCTGCCATACCATTTAGATATGGAGCTGAAACCTCCcaattttgaaacatttgaaCAATTTTACAAGACTGGTCATGTGACATTTTGTGATGGATCTAGACATTCAGTCAAGTCAGTTGTTGACTTAAATAGAAAGAAATTTGAATTGGAGGCAGATGAACTGGATAATATCCAGAATACAATTGATAGTGATGGTATAATAGAAGATGGCTGGTGTGAACTATGTCCAGAGCTAGAGGTAGAACGTTTAATGTGTGAGGaggaaatgaaagaaaaaaaacaactggTGGATGAAcatgaggaaaatattccagattTAGCATCACGCAATGAAAAGGTTGCACATTtggaaaagaaaaataatataatgtGCAAAAGTGATGGTCTAGCCTTAATTAGATCTTTGAATGATACACAATTATCTATTTTTTATCAGATTCGGCAATGGTGCTTAGATAAGATTTTAGGGAAAAATCCAGATCCATTACATGTTTTTATTACTGGTGGTGCAGGGACAGGAAAAAGTCATTTAATAAAAGCTATTCAGTATGAAGCAATGAGGTTATTGTCAACAGTGTGTCGCCATCCTGACAATATTTGTGTCTTGCTTACTGCCCCTACAGGAATTGCTGCTTATAATTTGCATGCAGCTACTATTCACCACAGTTTTAGCATTGGGAAAGATGTTCGCTTACCGTACACACCTTTGGGTGAAGATAAACTTAATTGTTTGCGTGCTAAATATAGTGATCTGCAGATTTTGATAATTGATGAAATATCAATGGTTAATCACAATCTATTAGCATATATTCATGGTAGACTGAGACAGATCAAGCAAACAGGTGACTTTTCTCCCTTTGGAAATGTTAGTATAATTGCTGTTGGCGATTTTTTTCAGTTACCTCCAGTGAAAGGGAAACCATTGTATGTTGACAACATTGGTATTAACCTGTGGTCTAATCTGTTTTCAGTTGTTGAGTTGAAAACTATAGTTAGACAAAAAGATAATACTTTTGCTGAGTTATTAAACAGAATAAGAATTCGTACAAAAGTGACCCCAATGCTAAATAGTGATATTGATATATTGAAAAAATGTGAAACTGGTGAAATTAGCTTGGCTTTGCACATATTTCCCACAAACAGACAGGTGAGTGAGCATAATGTTAAACAGCTAATTAAAATCTGTCCTGAACACTTTCAAATAGATGCTCAGGATTTTATAATTAATACCAAGACAGGAAAACAAGAATTGAAGAGTGGTCATCATTCAAAAATGTATAATACATGTTTGGATGAAACACTGCTTATAGGGAAAGGTGCTCGTGTAATGTTGTGTAAAAATGTTGATGTCATGGATGGTCTGGTTAATGGGGCATGTGGCACAGTAACAGACATAGTTTATTCTAACAATGATAAGTTTCCTGAAACAGTGTATGTCAAATTTGATGACAATCAGGTTGGTGCAGAAAGGAGAAAATCTTCCGTTTCAGTTGTAATAGGTTCTACAGGTATTAAACCAGAAGAGGAAAAAGTTAATAGTAAAGGTGGACTGCGACGTCAGTTTCCGTTAAAACTTGCTTGGGCTTGTACAGTACACAAAGTACAAGGAATTAGTGTTGATGAAGCTGTCGTAtcccttaaaaaaatatttgcaccTGGACAGGCATATGTGGCATTAAGTCGTGTTAGAACTTTATCAGGTTTGATTATTCAGGATTTTGAAGAAAAGGTTATATACTGTAAAGACAGCATAAATGATGCAGTAGAAAACATGCCTaaattttttcttaaaaatattcTAAACTACAAGGTCAATGAACAAGCATTCAGTGTATTTTTGATGAATGTGCAAAGTTTACGCCAACATTTAGCTGATTTGATTTTGTATATACAGAATTTACAGCCTAACTGCATTGCTATAACTGAAACATGGCTACCTGACAATATCTCATTTGAAACTGTAAAGATTGATGGTTATAGTTTTCATAGTCACCCAAGAAGTTTGGGTTATACTTACAGTAATCCAACTTTATGTGCAATAAAAGATCAACAACATGGTGGTGTTGGTATGTATACCACAGACAATTTGGCACATAATGTTGTCCAGGTACCAAATGTCAATTTAGAATGTTTAGTTTGCAACTACACTACATACAATATATTAATAGCAGTTATTTATCGGCCACCATCATATCCCATGTCTTTGTTTAAAGAAAATCTAGGCAAACTGCTTGATTTTGTAGAATCT GTTTACTGTTCAGCTGTATTTGATGAAGGAGGTGGAGAGAGAATTCACATCCTTGTGGATACTTTATCTCTGCTAAGCCAAATATAG